A section of the Phaseolus vulgaris cultivar G19833 chromosome 8, P. vulgaris v2.0, whole genome shotgun sequence genome encodes:
- the LOC137826657 gene encoding protein POLYCHOME-like isoform X1 → MSASSQSGFKNQIMFSSLSPSSVFRELFPSPPKSVGVKVREVTPAGGKVPKIVFDFSNLPEGESDRRKKLLNSIDKVEEQVLQQLEILKNTASAKEAERANRNKLWMRSLVQRVTDEYSQGVRENEKYKGIKFIG, encoded by the exons ATGTCTGCTTCATCTCAATCTGGTTTTAAGAACCAAATAATGTTCAGTTCTCTTTCACCTTCTTCTGTCTTCCGAGAACTGTTTCCTTCTCCTCCCAAGTCTGTTGGAGTTAAGGTTCGGGAAGTCACACCCGCTGGTGGCAAAGTGCCCAAGATTGTGTTCGACTTTTCCAATCTACCGGAAGGGGAATCAGATCGACGGAAGAAGCTTCTGAATTCTATCGATAAAGTAGAAGAGCAGGTGCTTCAACAGTTGGAGATACTGAAGAACACCGCCAGTGCCAAGGAGGCAGAGAGGGCAAACCGA AACAAGTTGTGGATGAGAAGCTTGGTTCAGAGAGTTACGGATGAATATTCCCAAGGTGTTCGG GAGAATGAAAAATATAAGGGGATCAAGTTTATTGGGTAG
- the LOC137826657 gene encoding protein POLYCHOME-like isoform X2: MSASSQSGFKNQIMFSSLSPSSVFRELFPSPPKSVGVKVREVTPAGGKVPKIVFDFSNLPEGESDRRKKLLNSIDKVEEQVLQQLEILKNTASAKEAERANRVRILMSMRFTEQVVDEKLGSESYG, translated from the exons ATGTCTGCTTCATCTCAATCTGGTTTTAAGAACCAAATAATGTTCAGTTCTCTTTCACCTTCTTCTGTCTTCCGAGAACTGTTTCCTTCTCCTCCCAAGTCTGTTGGAGTTAAGGTTCGGGAAGTCACACCCGCTGGTGGCAAAGTGCCCAAGATTGTGTTCGACTTTTCCAATCTACCGGAAGGGGAATCAGATCGACGGAAGAAGCTTCTGAATTCTATCGATAAAGTAGAAGAGCAGGTGCTTCAACAGTTGGAGATACTGAAGAACACCGCCAGTGCCAAGGAGGCAGAGAGGGCAAACCGAGTACGTATTTTGATGTCCATGAG GTTTACAGAACAAGTTGTGGATGAGAAGCTTGGTTCAGAGAGTTACGGATGA
- the LOC137824291 gene encoding probable beta-D-xylosidase 7 produces MTLPPSSVPNAFFFTSFLLLTLLLAESTQPPHSCDSSSNSPYYAFCNTKLPIPQRAKDLVSQLTLDEKLAQLVNSAPAIPRLGIPKYQWWSEALHGVADAGLGIRFNGTIKSATSFPQVILTAASFDQNLWYNISKAIGREARAVYNAGQALGMTFWAPNINVFRDPRWGRGQETVGEDPLMNAKYSVAYVRGLQGDSFEGGELGERLQASACCKHFTAYDVDQWKGLDRFVFDARVSMQDLADTYQPPFKSCIQQGRASGIMCAYNRVNGVPNCADFNLLTKTARQQWKFDGYITSDCGAVSIIHDKQGYAKTAEDAIADVFRAGMDVECGDYITQHAKSAVSQKKLSISQIDRALQNLFSIRMRLGLFDGNPTKLPYGTIGPNEVCSKEHLQLALEAARDGIVLLKNTDSLLPLPKTGLSVAVIGPNANASSLVSLGNYYGRPCKLVTLLQGFEGYSKDTTYHPGCDDGPQCVSARIEEAVEVAKKMDYVVLVMGLDQSQERESHDREFLGLPGKQEELIKSVAKASKRPVVLVLLCGGPVDITSAKFNNKVGGILWAGYPGEVGGVALAQVIFGDHNPGGKLPITWYPKDFIRIPMTDMRMRADPASGYPGRTYRFYTGPKVYEFGYGLSYTKYSYNLLSLSHSTLHINQSSTHLMTENSETIRYKLVSDLGEQTCQSMSLSITLGVTNHGNMAGKHPVLLFLKKGQVRKGNPVKQLVGFQSVNLNAGETAQVGFELSPCDHLSMANEVGSLVIEEGSYLLLVGDQEYPLKVTV; encoded by the exons ATGACTCTCCCTCCCTCTTCAGTTCCCAATGCATTCTTTTTCACCTCTTTCCTTCTCCTCACCCTTCTCCTTGCCGAGTCAACTCAGCCTCCTCACTCCTGCGACTCCTCCTCCAACTCACCGTACTACGCATTCTGCAACACCAAACTCCCTATCCCCCAGAGAGCAAAAGACCTGGTCTCGCAACTCACCCTCGACGAGAAACTCGCCCAACTCGTTAACTCAGCGCCCGCGATTCCCCGACTCGGCATCCCCAAATACCAGTGGTGGAGCGAAGCTTTGCACGGTGTCGCCGACGCAGGCCTCGGCATCAGATTCAATGGCACTATCAAGTCCGCCACCAGCTTCCCTCAAGTCATTCTCACTGCCGCTTCCTTCGACCAAAACCTCTGGTACAATATCAGCAAG GCGATTGGCCGGGAAGCGAGGGCGGTGTACAATGCAGGGCAAGCCTTAGGGATGACGTTTTGGGCTCCGAACATTAACGTTTTCAGGGATCCACGGTGGGGCAGGGGGCAAGAGACAGTGGGAGAAGACCCATTGATGAATGCAAAGTACAGTGTGGCTTACGTGAGAGGGCTTCAAGGTGATTCCTTTGAAGGAGGGGAACTTGGGGAGAGGCTTCAAGCTTCTGCTTGTTGCAAGCACTTCACAGCCTATGATGTGGACCAATGGAAGGGCCTCGATCGCTTCGTCTTCGATGCTCGT GTCTCAATGCAAGATTTGGCAGACACGTACCAACCTCCATTCAAGAGTTGCATTCAGCAAGGTCGAGCCAGTGGCATAATGTGTGCCTACAACCGTGTCAATGGAGTTCCAAATTGTGCAGATTTTAATCTCTTAACCAAAACCGCAAGACAACAATGGAAATTTGATGG ATATATTACGTCAGATTGTGGAGCAGTCTCTATCATACACGACAAACAAGGTTATGCAAAAACAGCAGAAGATGCTATAGCCGATGTCTTTAGGGCAG GGATGGATGTAGAGTGTGGTGATTACATAACTCAGCATGCAAAATCAGCTGTGTCGCAGAAAAAATTGTCCATATCTCAGATCGACCGTGCTCTTCAGAACCTATTCTCCATAAGAATGAGGCTAGGCCTATTTGATGGGAACCCCACGAAGCTTCCCTATGGCACCATTGGTCCCAACGAAGTGTGTTCCAAAGAACACCTCCAACTTGCTCTTGAAGCAGCAAGAGATGGCATAGTCCTTCTAAAGAACACTGATTCACTTCTCCCACTTCCAAAAACAGGCCTCAGTGTTGCTGTGATTGGCCCAAATGCCAATGCCTCGTCTCTAGTTTCCTTAGGAAACTATTATGGTCGTCCTTGCAAATTGGTGACCCTTTTGCAAGGCTTTGAAGGCTATTCTAAGGACACCACTTACCACCCTGGGTGTGATGATGGCCCACAATGTGTCTCTGCACGGATAGAAGAGGCAGTGGAGGTTGCAAAAAAGATGGATTATGTGGTGCTTGTTATGGGGTTGGATCAAAGTCAAGAGAGGGAGTCACATGACAGAGAATTCCTAGGTTTGCCAGGGAAGCAAGAAGAGTTGATCAAGAGTGTGGCCAAGGCTTCTAAGAGGCCAGTTGTTTTGGTGCTGTTGTGTGGAGGGCCAGTGGATATCACTTCAGCCAAGTTTAATAACAAAGTTGGAGGAATCTTGTGGGCCGGGTACCCAGGAGAAGTTGGAGGAGTGGCTCTGGCACAAGTTATCTTTGGTGACCATAACCCAG GTGGTAAACTACCAATTACTTGGTACCCCAAGGATTTCATCAGAATACCAATGACTGATATGAGGATGAGAGCTGATCCAGCCTCAGGCTACCCGGGGAGAACCTACAGATTTTACACTGGTCCAAAGGTCTATGAATTTGGCTATGGCCTAAGCTACACAAAATATTCCTACAAtctcctctctctctcacacagcACCCTCCACATCAACCAATCCTCCACCCATTTGATGACTGAAAATTCTGAAACCATCCGTTACAAACTGGTTTCAGACTTGGGAGAACAAACATGCCAATCCATGTCATTGTCAATCACTTTGGGAGTCACAAATCATGGTAACATGGCAGGGAAGCATCcagtgttgttgtttttgaagaAGGGACAAGTGAGAAAAGGGAATCCGGTGAAACAATTGGTGGGGTTTCAAAGTGTGAACTTAAATGCAGGGGAAACTGCTCAAGTGGGTTTTGAGCTAAGCCCGTGTGACCATCTTAGCATGGCAAACGAAGTTGGTTCATTGGTGATTGAAGAAGGGTCTTATTTGTTGCTTGTGGGGGACCAAGAGTACCCATTAAAAGTTACAGTTTGA